From a region of the Salvelinus alpinus chromosome 2, SLU_Salpinus.1, whole genome shotgun sequence genome:
- the LOC139568516 gene encoding small ubiquitin-related modifier 2-like yields the protein MADEKPKEGVKTENNDHINLKVAGQDGSVVQFKIKRHTPLSKLMKAYCERQGLTIRQIRFRFDGQPINETDTPAQLEMEDEDTIDVFQQQTGGFH from the exons ATGGCAGACGAAAAACCCAAG GAAGGAGTAAAGACGGAGAACAATGACCACATCAACTTGAAGGTGGCAGGACAAGACGGCTCAGTGGTGCAGTTCAAGAtcaaaaggcacacacctctcaGCAAACTCATGAAGGCATATTGCGAAAGACAG GGCCTGACGATTAGGCAAATCCGGTTCCGGTTCGATGGTCAACCAATCAACGAGACAGACACACCAGCACAA TTGGAAATGGAAGATGAAGACACAATTGATGTGTTCCAGCAGCAAACGGGAGGTTTTCACTAG